The nucleotide sequence CCGAAAACTCGCGGTTGTCGTGCGTCTGCATGATGGAAACCGATGGATGCGGCCGGCTTTGGTGACATTTTCGACAGGCATGCCGGGCCGTTGCGGCTCTGGGCCCGACAGTGGCTTGATCCGGTCGCGGCGGAAGATGCGGTGCAGGAGGCGTTCGTTCGTTTGCTCGGGCAGCGCAACCCGCCGACCGACGCTGCCGCGTGGCTGTTCACCGTGACCCGCCGGATCGCGCTGGACCAGCTACGACGCCAGCGGGTGAGACGGGATGCGTTGCCGAAGCTGGTGGCCGGGGACTTTGCCGTTCCCGATCCGCTGGAGGTCGCCGACACCGTCGCGGCGCTGGAGGCGCTGTCGGACCGACAACGCGAGGTCGTGATTGCCCGCCACTGGGGCGGGCTCGGCTTCGCGGCGATCGCCGAGGTGTGCGGCACCTCGCTCGCCACCGCCCACGCCGACCACGTTGCGGCCATGACCGCCCTCCGCGAAAGGCTCGACCCATGAACTTCGACCAACTGCAACCGACGCGCGGCAGCCTCGACCCTGCGGCGATCGCGTATGAAGCCGGCCGACGCTCGGTGAAACGCTGGCCGTGGCAGGCGTGCAGCGGCGTACTCGCGGCAGCGGTCGTGACGTTGTTGCTCTTCCCGCGAATCGAATCGCCACCCACGCCGCAGCTCGTACAGGGCCCGACGCCGAGCATGTCGCCCGCGCCGCTGGCGCCCACGTCGCTGCTGGCGCTGCGCCATGCGACGGAGCTCCGCGACTCGACGGCCTCTTCCGGCAATCGCCCTTCGCGTCCCCTTCGCGTCGGCGATCGCTCGCTCTGATGCGAACTGATCCACCAGCCCCACAGGACTTTCAATGCTCAATCACCTTCTCACACTCGTTCTGATCTTCGCTCCCGCGCCCGACACGACCACGACCGAACTGACGGTGTCGCCCAGGCCGGTCGATGACGTAACCCGCGCAATGAGCCTGCGGCCCGAAGTGCTGCCGCGGCTCGACGGCGACGGGT is from Planctomycetota bacterium and encodes:
- a CDS encoding sigma-70 family RNA polymerase sigma factor: MDAAGFGDIFDRHAGPLRLWARQWLDPVAAEDAVQEAFVRLLGQRNPPTDAAAWLFTVTRRIALDQLRRQRVRRDALPKLVAGDFAVPDPLEVADTVAALEALSDRQREVVIARHWGGLGFAAIAEVCGTSLATAHADHVAAMTALRERLDP